The following coding sequences are from one Triplophysa dalaica isolate WHDGS20190420 chromosome 12, ASM1584641v1, whole genome shotgun sequence window:
- the abhd16a gene encoding phosphatidylserine lipase ABHD16A, which yields MASWMWLRCLFGPNLHRIHRSPDQTRADGRAGRRGWNYQPRGLERHTGSILGWASVLWSLSYYSSPLLLCYLYRKGYICSSKLVPFSQYVGTALVCLLGVACLRGWGRWRNPEYLQFITVLEETRKNNTQSNKKKLACFDFDFKHWPADFSWNEVSSPKLSKGGVSLLKPEPKHRGAADSVLSSVRTLPCHILSYLIVHSFGRRMLYPGSVGLLQKAMRPMLQQGLARLVEEYEGQRNKLVACDGNEVDTMFVDRRRDGGPHSKTLVICCEGNAGFYEVGCMNTPLEGGYSVLGWNHPGFGGSTGVPFPQNEANAMDVVIQFAVHKLGFQLTDIVVYAWSIGGFTASWAVMSYLEIQGLVLDASFDDLLPLAQKVMPDSWRPLVTHTVRQYMNLNNAEQLCKYQGPVLLIRRTKDEIITTTGPEDIMSNRGNDLLLKLLQYRYPKIMTDESVRAVRHWLAAGTQIEDESVYTSYEVDDDWCLSVLRSYQADRETFFPWSVGEDMTLEGRRQLALFLARKHMRNFDTTHCTPLPISEFKHPWRP from the exons gGCTGGAATTATCAGCCCAGAGGTTTGGAAAGACACACGGGCAGCATCCTCGGCTGG GCATCTGTGCTGTGGTCTCTGTCATACTACAGCTCTCCACTGCTGCTCTGCTATCTCTACAggaaag ggtACATCTGCAGTAGTAAGCTGGTTCCCTTCAGTCAGTATGTTGGCACAGCGTTGGTCTGTCTGCTGGGAGTGGCCTGTTTGAGAG GGTGGGGACGCTGGAGAAACCCAGAGTACCTTCAGTTCATCACCGTACTGGAGGAGACCAGGAAGAACAACACGCAAAGCAACAAG AAAAAACTGGCATGCTTTGACTTTGACTTCAAACACTGGCCTGCCGATTTCAGCTGGAATGAAGTTAGTAGTCC GAAGTTGTCAAAAGGTGGTGTATCCCTGCTGAAACCAGAGCCTAAACACAGAGGAGCAGCAGACAGTGTGCTGAGTTCAGTCCGTACGCTGCCATGCCACATCTTAAg TTATCTGATAGTTCACTCGTTCGGCCGGAGGATGCTGTACCCGGGCTCGGTGGGTCTGCTGCAGAAGGCCATGAGACCCATGCTACAGCAGGGCCTAGCCAGACTCGTAGAAGAG TATGAAGGACAGAGGAACAAACTGGTGGCTTGCGATGGGAATGAGGTCGACACAATGTTTGTGGACCGGAGGAGAGATGGAGGTCCACACAGTAAAACTCTG GTGATCTGCTGTGAGGGGAACGCAGGGTTCTATGAAGTCGGCTGCATGAACACACCATTGGAAG GTGGATATTCAGTGTTGGGCTGGAATCACCCAGGGTTTGGTGGCAGTACA GGAGTTCCGTTTCCTCAAAACGAGGCCAACGCGATGGATGTTGTCATTCAATTTGCCGTTCACAAACTGGGTTTCCAGTTGACTGATATTGTTGTATACGCCTGGTCAATAGGAGGATTTACAG caAGCTGGGCTGTGATGTCATACCTCGAGATCCAGGGTCTGGTTCTAGATGCTTCATTTGATGATCTTTTACCACTTGCTCAGAAGGTCATGCCAGACAGTTGGA GACCTTTAGTGACCCACACAGTGAGGCAGTATATGAACTTAAACAATGCAGAACAACTTTGCAA GTACCAGGGTCCAGTGTTACTGATCAGAAGAACCAAAGATGAAATCATCACCACCAC GGGTCCAGAGGACATCATGTCTAACAGAGGAAACGATCTGTTGCTCAAACTACTCCAGTACAG GTATCCTAAGATCATGACGGATGAATCTGTCAGAGCTGTCAGACACTGGCTTGCAGCTGGGACACAAATAGAAGACG AATCCGTGTACACCAGTTATGAGGTAGATGATGACTGGTGCTTATCTGTGTTGCGCTCCTATCAGGCAGACAGAGAGACTTTCTTCCCCTGGAGCGTTG GTGAGGACATGACACTGGAGGGGAGACGACAGCTCGCTCTATTCTTG GCACGAAAGCATATGAGAAACTTTGACACCACACACTGCACTCCACTCCCAATATCCGAGTTCAAGCATCCTTGGAGACCATGA